In a single window of the Vicinamibacteria bacterium genome:
- a CDS encoding bifunctional nuclease family protein yields the protein MEIEMTIKGLMIDPITNMPIVILKDKEGDRVLPIWVGVFEANAIALQIENIPTPRPMTHDLLKNILSEIRANVQRIVVSDLRDNTFYAMIYLDRAGETIAIDARPSDAIALALRTKSPIYVEDSVVENAKGLDLTKETTDSERLQKWLEGLNPDDLGKYKM from the coding sequence ATGGAAATCGAGATGACCATCAAGGGTTTGATGATCGATCCCATCACCAACATGCCGATTGTCATTCTGAAGGACAAGGAGGGCGATCGGGTACTGCCGATCTGGGTCGGTGTGTTCGAGGCGAACGCGATCGCGCTTCAAATCGAGAACATCCCGACGCCGCGACCGATGACGCACGACCTGCTCAAGAACATCCTGAGTGAGATTCGCGCGAACGTCCAGAGAATCGTCGTGAGCGATCTGCGCGACAACACGTTCTACGCGATGATCTACCTCGATCGGGCCGGCGAGACCATCGCCATCGACGCACGCCCGAGCGACGCGATCGCTCTGGCGCTTCGCACCAAATCGCCCATTTATGTCGAGGATTCGGTCGTCGAGAACGCGAAGGGACTCGATCTCACGAAGGAAACGACGGACTCCGAAAGACTGCAG